In Miscanthus floridulus cultivar M001 chromosome 8, ASM1932011v1, whole genome shotgun sequence, the sequence AACAATTTTATGGTGATAGCTATTACGAAACAGAAACTGTGGTACATAAACCCTAGAAACATACATGAACTGCATTTTAGTAGACACATCAATTAATTTGAAGCAACAACCTAGAGGCACATATAAAAAAGGCATCTTGCATATAGTTTTGTGTGAAGCTAACTTTTACTATTAGTCTGTGTATGAGACCCTTTAGAGGTGCCTTAGTAATCAGTTTGCTTGTACGAAGGCAGAGTGGCCTTTAAACATCAACTTTTTGCTGAATAACGTGTGATTGTAGTGGGTAAAGAAGTATTTTACTACTGTAACTTTGTTGTACTTCTGGTGTTGATGACTCTAGCTAGGTTCGAGGTATTGACCCAAACATCTGTTGAACTCCTGTCTGGTAACAGAAGCTGTACTTGAGAAAGCTTTCTGGATTGAAGTTGCCTGTATGAATTATTATAGTGGTAGGAGGAAATATGGTTTATCCATCCAATAAATATTTCCTGCAGTTGTGATTATTAAATTTTCTTAGCACCAGCGAATAGTTGCACTTATGGAGTATTTTGCATTGGTCCTATCCATCGTTGAACAACTACAATGTGGAATGTTTATTCTGCAGCGTTTTGCTTTGAACTTTAGTTGCTTGGACATACGGTTGCCAGTTTTTGAGTCCTATGCCACGATCATCTCGAGCAATGGTTTGCCCATGACCAGAACACTGTTGATCAATGTATTAAGTATAAGTTCTTTACTTCCTTTCAAACGGAGCCTATGCTGTACTAGAGCATTACTCACTCTAGCTGTTATCTTGTTTTTGCGGATTCATAAGTCATATTTGTCTATTTGTTTACTTATAATAAATTGAAAAACATATCGAATGGAACACTATATGTATCTCACTTGCTACTGTTTTGTTTACTATACACTTATATTACTGTCACTTCTGTTTATTGCAGGCCATTACTGCTATGGTTCAAAAAGCAATGGACTACATTGATTTGACACCAGACATTGACACACGCATCGAGCTAATCAAAACACTGAGCAGCATCGCTGCTGGCAAAGTGAGATTTTTTTCCATCTTGATGATTATTCCTTTTAAGATTCATTGTTTTTATGTGTGTAATCTCACAGCTGTTCATCTACAGATTTATGTTGAGATAGAGAGAGCAAGATTGATCAAAACACTCGCAAAAATCAAAGAGGAGCAGGGACAGATTGATGAGGCTGCTGATTTGATGCAAGAAGTTGCTGTAAGTTTGCACTGCACTAGAATTGAGGACATGTACTTCCATATTCTGTGACAATGTTTCTGTCATTCTTTAGTATTGTTCCTCAGTTCTCACTATCCATGACTATAATGGACTAACAAGCTGTTTATCAGGTCGAAACATTTGGCTCTATGGCAAAGACGGAGAAAATTGCTTTCATTCTTGAGCAGGTATTATGCCAACCTATTATGTTAATACTTTGTATTCTTACTAAAATGCTTATTCATGCAAAACTTACTATTATCGTTGTCACAGGTCCGGCTATGCCTAGATCGGCAAGATTATGTCAGAGCGCAAATTTTATCAAGGAAAATCAGTACTAGAGTATTTGACGCAGATCCatcaaaggaaaaaaagaaaccaAAGGAAGGTGACAATATTGTTCAGGATGCTCCTGCAGATATTCCTTCCCTCCTAGAATTGAAGCGCATCTACTACGAACTGATGATTCGGTATGTCATGCTTCTCAATCTCAATTAGATTAATGCACTACTGGCCTGCTATTTGATTGTCAATTGTCATTATTAGCTCGTCTGCCTGACTACCTCTGGAACCGCTAATCTCTTTGTTCTATTTAACACTATGGTTCACAGTGACATTTTTATTGGAACCAACCATAATTATTTGTTGTCTCTTCACAGATATTATTCTCACAACAATGATTACTTGGAAATCTGCCGTTGTTACAAGGCTATTTATGATATTCCAGCAATAAAAGAGGATCCAGCAAAGTGGATACcggtactctctctctctctctctcaacatgtGTATACACTCCCCCTGACACCCATCCACCAAGGCACCAACCCTCAATTATCTGACTACTTTAATTCCTTTGCAGATTCTTAGGAAGATCTGTTGGTATTTGGTGCTAGCACCTCATGATCCTATGCAATCGAGCCTTCTCAATGCTACACTACAGGATAAAAACCTTTCAGAAATCCCAAATTTCAGGTACATTTGTATGTTTGCAAGATTGCTCTAATAACTCCAGGTGAGCTTATCTCAATGATCACCAAATTTTTTTCCTGTTGTGATGTGATGAAAAAAATAAGGTTATTGCTGAAGCAGCTGGTCACCATGGAGGTGATACAGTGGACAAGTTTGTGGGAATTCTTCAAGGAGGAATATGAGAAAGAGAAGAATCTTCTTGGGGGAGCTTTGGGTGCCAAAGCTTCAGAAGATTTGAAACTGAGGATCATCGAACATGTATCGCTTACTTTGTGTTTGGTCTATAGT encodes:
- the LOC136475228 gene encoding 26S proteasome non-ATPase regulatory subunit 12 homolog A-like, which gives rise to MEGDSTNLDAAIESLLNVEKQMRLPGDVAGTRKAVIDIVELCYKAGAWKTLNDQIVLLSKRRGQLKQAITAMVQKAMDYIDLTPDIDTRIELIKTLSSIAAGKIYVEIERARLIKTLAKIKEEQGQIDEAADLMQEVAVETFGSMAKTEKIAFILEQVRLCLDRQDYVRAQILSRKISTRVFDADPSKEKKKPKEGDNIVQDAPADIPSLLELKRIYYELMIRYYSHNNDYLEICRCYKAIYDIPAIKEDPAKWIPILRKICWYLVLAPHDPMQSSLLNATLQDKNLSEIPNFRLLLKQLVTMEVIQWTSLWEFFKEEYEKEKNLLGGALGAKASEDLKLRIIEHNILVVSKYYARVTLKRLADLLCLTLQEAEKHLSDMVNSKALIAKIDRPMGVVSFRTTQDSNGTLNSWATNLEKLLDLVEKSCHEIHKETMIHKAVLKV